The stretch of DNA TCACGGTCCAGGTGAGTGCGGCGCGACCCCATCGCGCCGACGAACGCGACGGGCAACCGCAGCGCCTCCTTCAGCAGGGGAACGTCGAACTTCGCGTCGTGGGTGAGTACGCACAGGACAGTGCGCCCGTCGACCTCGGTGCGCCGCAGATAGCGGTGCGGCCAGTCGACCACCAGGTCGTCGGCGCCGGGGAAACGGTCCCGCGTGGCGAAGACGGGGCGGGCGTCGCACACGGTCACGTGGTAGCCGAGGAACTTGCCCGCGCGGACGAGCGCCGCGGCGAAGTCGATCGCGCCGAATACGATCATGCGGGGTGGCGGCACGTTCGCCTCGACGAGCAGCGTGAGACCGCCGGGGCAGTGCGAACCGTCCTCGGAGAGGTCGACCGTGCCGGTGCGCCCGGAGTCCAGCACAGCGCGCGCCTCGGCCGCCACCGTCCGGTTCAGTTCCCGGCCACCGCCGAGGTCTCCCTCGTACGCCTCCTCCGGGCGCACGGTCAGGGCCCCGCCGAGGAGCCCGGCGGGACCCCGGACGACCCGGGCGACCGCCACCGGCCCGCCCCCGGCGGCGGCGGAGAGCGCCGCCAGGAGCGCCGGCCGCCCCGGTGTGCCGGTGGTGACCGGGGTGACCATGACGTCGACGCTCCCACCGCAGGTGAGTCCCACGGCGAAGGCGTCGTCGTCGCTGTAGCCGAAGCGTCGGAGGACCGTCCGTCCGTCCGCGAGCGCTTGGACGCACAGCTCGTACACCTCTGCCTCGACGCAGCCTCCGGAGACCGAGCCGATGGCCTTTCCGCCGCCGTCGACGGCGAGAGCCGCGCCGGGATCGCGCGGCGCGCTGCCCCCGACGGCGACGACGGTGGCGACGGCGAAGTCCCGCCCCTCCTCGGCCCAGCGGTGCAGCTCCTCGGCGATGTCAAGCACGTGGGCCCCTCGTCCCGGCCAGCAGAACGCGGTCCGGCCTGATGGGCAGGGACCGGTGGCGTACGCCGGTGGCGTGCCAGACGGCGTTGGTGACGGCCGCCGCCGCGCCCACGATGCCGACCTCCCCGATGCCTTTGATGTTGGTGGGGTCGTGGGGGTCGTG from Streptomyces tsukubensis encodes:
- a CDS encoding XdhC family protein: MLDIAEELHRWAEEGRDFAVATVVAVGGSAPRDPGAALAVDGGGKAIGSVSGGCVEAEVYELCVQALADGRTVLRRFGYSDDDAFAVGLTCGGSVDVMVTPVTTGTPGRPALLAALSAAAGGGPVAVARVVRGPAGLLGGALTVRPEEAYEGDLGGGRELNRTVAAEARAVLDSGRTGTVDLSEDGSHCPGGLTLLVEANVPPPRMIVFGAIDFAAALVRAGKFLGYHVTVCDARPVFATRDRFPGADDLVVDWPHRYLRRTEVDGRTVLCVLTHDAKFDVPLLKEALRLPVAFVGAMGSRRTHLDRDRRLRDVGLTDTELARLRSPIGLDLGARTPEETALSIAAEIVAARRGGTGVPLTGSVAPIHHEGEGGERGRVAAA